In a single window of the Candidatus Deferrimicrobiaceae bacterium genome:
- a CDS encoding acyl-CoA synthetase — MGKIPESYLPPQELRPKRIYALDEFKNIPQKFNSTEILLDQTAAKYGDKVAVYFDEQRITYKQLQASVNRVANGLKKLGVEEGDRVFLRVPNIPPAVVCNFAVIKIGGVSLPTSVLFARTEIAHVANLAEAKVMIVAAAMLGEVEAAKPELKTVKTIVVVGGDENEVRAKGYVPYADLMKNPDQCEAVKRDRMDVSVLLFTSGTTGLPKGTAHFMEESLIVADGFGKHCWEVSDKDVIGGPAPIAMAAGYSTVAVIPFRYGAAVSLIPRFEPVAMAKNIQNHKITIMSALPTAYRKMLVDINPKDYDFSSLRFCTGGGEALTGKTYLDWKEKFGLELYEGLGTTEMMFVFISAAVTKKVKPGWIGSACPGYVVKVVNEEFKEVKPGEVGKMIVQGPTGTIYWKDNDKQKSAVKDGWCLAGDVVTMDELGNVQFLSREDDLIKSSGYRIGPEEIEEALVMHASVADAGVIGVPDPVMGQKTKAFVALKAGVKPTEELKKELIEFCKGKIAVYKLPREIEFIDAMPRTAVGKLLRRMLRQPEAGKSKG, encoded by the coding sequence ATGGGGAAAATACCGGAAAGTTACCTGCCGCCGCAGGAGTTGCGGCCCAAGCGGATCTACGCACTTGACGAGTTCAAGAACATCCCGCAGAAGTTCAATTCCACGGAAATTTTGCTCGACCAGACCGCGGCGAAGTACGGCGACAAGGTCGCCGTCTACTTCGACGAGCAGAGGATCACCTACAAGCAGCTCCAGGCGAGCGTCAACCGCGTCGCCAACGGGCTCAAGAAACTCGGCGTCGAGGAGGGGGACCGGGTTTTCTTGCGGGTGCCCAACATCCCGCCGGCCGTCGTCTGCAACTTCGCCGTCATCAAGATCGGGGGTGTTTCCCTGCCCACCTCGGTTCTGTTCGCCCGCACCGAGATCGCCCATGTGGCGAACCTGGCCGAGGCGAAGGTCATGATCGTCGCCGCGGCGATGCTCGGCGAGGTCGAGGCGGCCAAGCCCGAACTCAAAACGGTCAAGACGATTGTCGTGGTCGGCGGCGACGAGAACGAGGTCCGGGCGAAGGGGTACGTTCCGTACGCGGACCTCATGAAGAACCCGGACCAGTGTGAGGCGGTGAAGCGGGACCGGATGGACGTCTCCGTCCTGCTGTTCACCTCGGGGACGACCGGCCTGCCCAAAGGGACGGCGCACTTCATGGAGGAGTCGCTCATCGTCGCCGACGGGTTCGGGAAGCACTGCTGGGAAGTCTCCGACAAGGACGTGATCGGTGGCCCGGCGCCGATCGCCATGGCAGCCGGCTACTCCACCGTGGCGGTCATCCCGTTCCGGTACGGCGCGGCCGTGTCGCTGATCCCCCGGTTCGAGCCGGTGGCAATGGCCAAGAACATCCAGAACCACAAGATCACGATCATGTCGGCCCTTCCCACCGCGTACCGGAAGATGCTGGTCGACATCAACCCGAAGGATTACGACTTCTCCTCCCTGCGGTTCTGCACCGGCGGCGGCGAGGCGCTGACCGGCAAGACGTACCTCGACTGGAAGGAGAAGTTCGGCCTCGAGCTCTACGAGGGGCTCGGGACCACCGAGATGATGTTCGTCTTCATCTCCGCGGCGGTCACCAAGAAGGTCAAGCCGGGATGGATCGGCTCGGCCTGCCCGGGGTACGTCGTGAAGGTCGTCAACGAAGAATTCAAGGAGGTCAAGCCCGGCGAGGTCGGCAAGATGATCGTCCAGGGGCCTACGGGAACGATCTACTGGAAGGACAACGACAAGCAGAAATCGGCGGTGAAGGACGGCTGGTGCCTGGCCGGGGACGTGGTGACGATGGACGAGCTGGGGAACGTCCAGTTCCTCTCCCGGGAGGACGATCTCATCAAGTCGTCCGGCTACCGGATCGGGCCGGAGGAGATCGAGGAGGCGCTGGTCATGCACGCTTCGGTCGCGGACGCCGGCGTCATCGGCGTGCCCGACCCCGTCATGGGGCAGAAGACGAAGGCGTTCGTGGCCCTGAAAGCCGGCGTCAAGCCTACGGAGGAGCTGAAAAAAGAGCTGATCGAGTTCTGCAAGGGAAAGATCGCCGTCTACAAGCTTCCCCGGGAGATCGAATTCATCGACGCGATGCCCCGCACCGCGGTCGGGAAGCTGTTGCGCCGGATGCTGCGCCAGCCGGAGGCCGGTAAGTCCAAGGGGTAG